In the Ictalurus punctatus breed USDA103 chromosome 7, Coco_2.0, whole genome shotgun sequence genome, one interval contains:
- the LOC108267788 gene encoding alanine aminotransferase 2 isoform X3, producing MGLKPITITRQVLAACFYPSLLNDESLPLDARERAQSILRETEAGSIGSYTAARGIKKIQASVCKFITKRDGVVPDPDNIYITNGSQTGLIIVLKLLVQRETGVLTPVPSNSTFNMAVVALGGLVVPYYLHEEQGWAVQLEELRRALHTARGRCNPTVLYIINPGSPTGHVQSKDSIEEVIRFAAEERLFLMVDEVHQDNVYGKGIEFYSYRRVLAEMGPPYSSTVELACFNSISKSVMGESGLRGGYLELVNLDPLVLPYVYNYFNLTVCASVGGQIAVDLMVDPPQPTQPSYDLYTQEVQSIRRAIRNNAQKTLEVLSGLPGISCQPVNGGIFAFPRLHLSQSVIKHAKEKQLEPDLLYSLRLLEEEGLCVGAGCVHGQKEGTHHIRICLATPENTMKDVLQRLESFQLRFIKEFP from the exons ATGGGATTAAAACCAATCACCATCACTCGTCAG GTGCTGGCCGCTTGTTTCTACCCCTCGCTCCTGAATGATGAGAGTTTACCCTTGGATGCAAGAGAGAGGGCGCAAAGCATTCTTCGTGAAACTGAGGCAGGGAGCATAG GATCATACACTGCTGCACGTGGGATTAAAAAAATCCAAGCCTCCGTATGTAAATTTATCACCAAACGTGATGGTGTTGTTCCTGATCCTGACAACATCTACATCACAAATGGGTCCCAGACAGGCCTCATA ATTGTACTGAAGCTGCTGGTTCAGCGTGAGACCGGGGTTCTTACTCCTGTACCGTCCAACTCCACCTTTAACATGGCAGTGGTTGCTCTGGGAGGACTTGTGGTGCCTTACTACCTGCATGAGGAGCAGGGATGGGCAGTGCAGCTTGAAGAACTGCGTCGAGCGCTGCACACAGCCAGGGGCCGATGCAACCCAACAGTGTTATACATCATCAATCCAGGAAGTCCGACAG GCCACGTGCAGAGTAAGGATTCAATTGAGGAAGTGATTCGCTTTGCTGCAGAAGAAAGGCTCTTCTTAATGGTAGATGAG GTGCATCAGGACAATGTGTATGGGAAAGGAATTGAGTTTTATTCATATAGAAGAGTACTGGCTGAAATGGGTCCCCCATACTCCAGCACAGTGGAGCTGGCCTGCTTTAACTCCATCTCCAAGAGTGTCATGGGAGA GTCTGGTCTGCGTGGAGGCTACTTGGAGTTGGTGAACCTTGACCCTTTAGTGCTTCCATATGTCTACAACTACTTCAACTTGACAGTTTGTGCCTCGGTGGGCGGACAAATCGCTGTGGATTTGATGGTTGACCCTCCACAACCCACACAGCCGTCGTATGACCTCTACACTCAA GAGGTTCAGTCAATTAGGAGGGCAATAAGGAATAACGCCCAGAAGACCCTGGAGGTTCTCAGTGGCCTACCTGGAATCAGCTGTCAGCCAGTAAATGGAGGAATATTTGCCTTCCCACGTCTGCATTTGTCCCAGTCTGTAATAAAACATGCCAAG GAGAAGCAGCTGGAGCCAGACTTGCTGTACAGTTTGCGTTTGCTGGAGGAAGAAGGCTTGTGTGTGGGAGCTGGATGTGTGCACGGGCAAAAAGAAGGAAC